A genome region from Manis javanica isolate MJ-LG chromosome 3, MJ_LKY, whole genome shotgun sequence includes the following:
- the THPO gene encoding thrombopoietin isoform X6, with the protein MTTVRVLAILGWIEPRPSSLAHLCPTQLCPEVQEPKPPPWPPEGFRGEAPYREPLQADSPARMERTELLLVVILLLTSRLTPSSPAPPACDPRLLNKLLRDSHVLHSRLSQCPDVKPLSTPVLLPAVDFSLGEWKSQTEQSKAQDVLGAATLLLEGVMAARGQVGPTCLTSLLGQLSGQIRLLLGALQGLLGIQLPPQGRTTAHKDPNAIFLSFQQLLRGKNLSQEE; encoded by the exons ATGACAACAGTCAGAGTTTTAGCAATTCTAGGCTG GATAGAACCCAGACCTTCTTCCTTGGCCCACCTGTGCCCCACCCAACTCTGCCCAGAAGTGCAAGAGCCTAAGCCGCCTCCATGGCCCCCGGAAGGATTCAGGGGAGAGGCCCCATACAGGGAGCCACTCCAAGCAGACAGCCCGGCCAGAATGGAGCGGACTG AACTGCTCCTCGTGGTCATACTTCTCCTAACTTCAAGACTAACTCCATCTAGCCCGGCTCctcctgcctgtgacccccgactCCTAAATAAACTGCTTCGTGACTCACACGTCCTTCACAGCAGACTG AGCCAGTGCCCAGACGTTAAGCCTTTGTCTACACCTGTCCTGCTGCCTGCTGTGGACTTCAGCTTAGGAGAATGGAAATCCCAGACA GAGCAGTCCAAGGCCCAGGACGTTCTAGGAGCAGCGACCCTTCTGCTGGAGGGTGTGATGGCAGCACGGGGACAAGTAGGACCCACTTGCCTCACATCCCTACTGGGACAGCTTTCTGGACAGATCCGCCTCCTCCTTGGAGCCCTGCAGGGCCTCCTTGGAATCCAG CTTCCTCCACAGGGCAGGACCACAGCTCACAAGGATCCCAATGCCATCTTCCTGAGCTTCCAACAGTTGCTCCGAGGAAAG AATCTTTCTCAGGAAGAGTAA
- the THPO gene encoding thrombopoietin isoform X5, whose amino-acid sequence MTTVRVLAILGWIEPRPSSLAHLCPTQLCPEVQEPKPPPWPPEGFRGEAPYREPLQADSPARMERTELLLVVILLLTSRLTPSSPAPPACDPRLLNKLLRDSHVLHSRLSQCPDVKPLSTPVLLPAVDFSLGEWKSQTEQSKAQDVLGAATLLLEGVMAARGQVGPTCLTSLLGQLSGQIRLLLGALQGLLGIQGRTTAHKDPNAIFLSFQQLLRGKDFWIVGDRHQCPSQNYWLWASEEAAEIQSQNSWSAEPNCQVPRPNPWTPEQDTWTLEWNSWTLSWTFTQGPRSPGHSSRNFRHGLPATLPPAWIFSFPKPSSYWTILTLLFFTHLAHPHGPAPTPSS is encoded by the exons ATGACAACAGTCAGAGTTTTAGCAATTCTAGGCTG GATAGAACCCAGACCTTCTTCCTTGGCCCACCTGTGCCCCACCCAACTCTGCCCAGAAGTGCAAGAGCCTAAGCCGCCTCCATGGCCCCCGGAAGGATTCAGGGGAGAGGCCCCATACAGGGAGCCACTCCAAGCAGACAGCCCGGCCAGAATGGAGCGGACTG AACTGCTCCTCGTGGTCATACTTCTCCTAACTTCAAGACTAACTCCATCTAGCCCGGCTCctcctgcctgtgacccccgactCCTAAATAAACTGCTTCGTGACTCACACGTCCTTCACAGCAGACTG AGCCAGTGCCCAGACGTTAAGCCTTTGTCTACACCTGTCCTGCTGCCTGCTGTGGACTTCAGCTTAGGAGAATGGAAATCCCAGACA GAGCAGTCCAAGGCCCAGGACGTTCTAGGAGCAGCGACCCTTCTGCTGGAGGGTGTGATGGCAGCACGGGGACAAGTAGGACCCACTTGCCTCACATCCCTACTGGGACAGCTTTCTGGACAGATCCGCCTCCTCCTTGGAGCCCTGCAGGGCCTCCTTGGAATCCAG GGCAGGACCACAGCTCACAAGGATCCCAATGCCATCTTCCTGAGCTTCCAACAGTTGCTCCGAGGAAAG GACTTCTGGATTGTTGGAGACAGACACCAGTGTCCCAGCCAGAACTACTGGCTCTGGGCTTCTGAAGAGGCTGCAGAGATTCAGAGCCAAAATTCCTGGTCTGCTGAGCCAAACTGCCAGGTCCCTAGACCAAATCCCTGGACACCTGAACAGGACACATGGACCCTTGAATGGAACTCATGGACTCTTTCCTGGACCTTCACCCAGGGTCCTAGAAGCCCTGGACATTCCTCCAGGAACTTCAGACATGGGCTCCCTGCCACCCTACCTCCAGCCTGGATATTCTCCTTCCCCAAGCCATCCTCCTACTGGACAATACTCACTCTTCTCTTCTTTACCCACCTTGCCCACCCCCATGGTCCAGCTCCAACCCCAAGTTCCTGA
- the THPO gene encoding thrombopoietin isoform X7 produces MTTVRVLAILGWIEPRPSSLAHLCPTQLCPEVQEPKPPPWPPEGFRGEAPYREPLQADSPARMERTELLLVVILLLTSRLTPSSPAPPACDPRLLNKLLRDSHVLHSRLSQCPDVKPLSTPVLLPAVDFSLGEWKSQTEQSKAQDVLGAATLLLEGVMAARGQVGPTCLTSLLGQLSGQIRLLLGALQGLLGIQDHSSQGSQCHLPELPTVAPRKGAFPAACGGAHSLCQAGPPHHSWPKQCLSIPHTTQAPKQDFWIVGDRHQCPSQNYWLWASEEAAEIQSQNSWSAEPNCQVPRPNPWTPEQDTWTLEWNSWTLSWTFTQGPRSPGHSSRNFRHGLPATLPPAWIFSFPKPSSYWTILTLLFFTHLAHPHGPAPTPSS; encoded by the exons ATGACAACAGTCAGAGTTTTAGCAATTCTAGGCTG GATAGAACCCAGACCTTCTTCCTTGGCCCACCTGTGCCCCACCCAACTCTGCCCAGAAGTGCAAGAGCCTAAGCCGCCTCCATGGCCCCCGGAAGGATTCAGGGGAGAGGCCCCATACAGGGAGCCACTCCAAGCAGACAGCCCGGCCAGAATGGAGCGGACTG AACTGCTCCTCGTGGTCATACTTCTCCTAACTTCAAGACTAACTCCATCTAGCCCGGCTCctcctgcctgtgacccccgactCCTAAATAAACTGCTTCGTGACTCACACGTCCTTCACAGCAGACTG AGCCAGTGCCCAGACGTTAAGCCTTTGTCTACACCTGTCCTGCTGCCTGCTGTGGACTTCAGCTTAGGAGAATGGAAATCCCAGACA GAGCAGTCCAAGGCCCAGGACGTTCTAGGAGCAGCGACCCTTCTGCTGGAGGGTGTGATGGCAGCACGGGGACAAGTAGGACCCACTTGCCTCACATCCCTACTGGGACAGCTTTCTGGACAGATCCGCCTCCTCCTTGGAGCCCTGCAGGGCCTCCTTGGAATCCAG GACCACAGCTCACAAGGATCCCAATGCCATCTTCCTGAGCTTCCAACAGTTGCTCCGAGGAAAGGTGCGTTTCCTGCTGCTTGTGGTGGGGCCCACTCTCTGTGCCAAGCGGGCCCTCCCCACCACAGCTGGCCCAAGCAGTGCCTCTCTATTCCTCACACTACACAAGCTCCCAAACAGGACTTCTGGATTGTTGGAGACAGACACCAGTGTCCCAGCCAGAACTACTGGCTCTGGGCTTCTGAAGAGGCTGCAGAGATTCAGAGCCAAAATTCCTGGTCTGCTGAGCCAAACTGCCAGGTCCCTAGACCAAATCCCTGGACACCTGAACAGGACACATGGACCCTTGAATGGAACTCATGGACTCTTTCCTGGACCTTCACCCAGGGTCCTAGAAGCCCTGGACATTCCTCCAGGAACTTCAGACATGGGCTCCCTGCCACCCTACCTCCAGCCTGGATATTCTCCTTCCCCAAGCCATCCTCCTACTGGACAATACTCACTCTTCTCTTCTTTACCCACCTTGCCCACCCCCATGGTCCAGCTCCAACCCCAAGTTCCTGA
- the THPO gene encoding thrombopoietin isoform X2: MTTVRVLAILGWIEPRPSSLAHLCPTQLCPEVQEPKPPPWPPEGFRGEAPYREPLQADSPARMERTELLLVVILLLTSRLTPSSPAPPACDPRLLNKLLRDSHVLHSRLSQCPDVKPLSTPVLLPAVDFSLGEWKSQTEQSKAQDVLGAATLLLEGVMAARGQVGPTCLTSLLGQLSGQIRLLLGALQGLLGIQGRTTAHKDPNAIFLSFQQLLRGKVRFLLLVVGPTLCAKRALPTTAGPSSASLFLTLHKLPNRTSGLLETDTSVPARTTGSGLLKRLQRFRAKIPGLLSQTARSLDQIPGHLNRTHGPLNGTHGLFPGPSPRVLEALDIPPGTSDMGSLPPYLQPGYSPSPSHPPTGQYSLFSSLPTLPTPMVQLQPQVPDPSAITPSSTSPLLIAAHPHFQNLSQEE; encoded by the exons ATGACAACAGTCAGAGTTTTAGCAATTCTAGGCTG GATAGAACCCAGACCTTCTTCCTTGGCCCACCTGTGCCCCACCCAACTCTGCCCAGAAGTGCAAGAGCCTAAGCCGCCTCCATGGCCCCCGGAAGGATTCAGGGGAGAGGCCCCATACAGGGAGCCACTCCAAGCAGACAGCCCGGCCAGAATGGAGCGGACTG AACTGCTCCTCGTGGTCATACTTCTCCTAACTTCAAGACTAACTCCATCTAGCCCGGCTCctcctgcctgtgacccccgactCCTAAATAAACTGCTTCGTGACTCACACGTCCTTCACAGCAGACTG AGCCAGTGCCCAGACGTTAAGCCTTTGTCTACACCTGTCCTGCTGCCTGCTGTGGACTTCAGCTTAGGAGAATGGAAATCCCAGACA GAGCAGTCCAAGGCCCAGGACGTTCTAGGAGCAGCGACCCTTCTGCTGGAGGGTGTGATGGCAGCACGGGGACAAGTAGGACCCACTTGCCTCACATCCCTACTGGGACAGCTTTCTGGACAGATCCGCCTCCTCCTTGGAGCCCTGCAGGGCCTCCTTGGAATCCAG GGCAGGACCACAGCTCACAAGGATCCCAATGCCATCTTCCTGAGCTTCCAACAGTTGCTCCGAGGAAAGGTGCGTTTCCTGCTGCTTGTGGTGGGGCCCACTCTCTGTGCCAAGCGGGCCCTCCCCACCACAGCTGGCCCAAGCAGTGCCTCTCTATTCCTCACACTACACAAGCTCCCAAACAGGACTTCTGGATTGTTGGAGACAGACACCAGTGTCCCAGCCAGAACTACTGGCTCTGGGCTTCTGAAGAGGCTGCAGAGATTCAGAGCCAAAATTCCTGGTCTGCTGAGCCAAACTGCCAGGTCCCTAGACCAAATCCCTGGACACCTGAACAGGACACATGGACCCTTGAATGGAACTCATGGACTCTTTCCTGGACCTTCACCCAGGGTCCTAGAAGCCCTGGACATTCCTCCAGGAACTTCAGACATGGGCTCCCTGCCACCCTACCTCCAGCCTGGATATTCTCCTTCCCCAAGCCATCCTCCTACTGGACAATACTCACTCTTCTCTTCTTTACCCACCTTGCCCACCCCCATGGTCCAGCTCCAACCCCAAGTTCCTGACCCCTCTGCTATCACACCCAGCTCCACCAGTCCTCTTCTAATTGCAGCCCACCCTCACTTCCAGAATCTTTCTCAGGAAGAGTAA
- the THPO gene encoding thrombopoietin isoform X4 — MTTVRVLAILGWIEPRPSSLAHLCPTQLCPEVQEPKPPPWPPEGFRGEAPYREPLQADSPARMERTELLLVVILLLTSRLTPSSPAPPACDPRLLNKLLRDSHVLHSRLSQCPDVKPLSTPVLLPAVDFSLGEWKSQTEQSKAQDVLGAATLLLEGVMAARGQVGPTCLTSLLGQLSGQIRLLLGALQGLLGIQLPPQGRTTAHKDPNAIFLSFQQLLRGKDFWIVGDRHQCPSQNYWLWASEEAAEIQSQNSWSAEPNCQVPRPNPWTPEQDTWTLEWNSWTLSWTFTQGPRSPGHSSRNFRHGLPATLPPAWIFSFPKPSSYWTILTLLFFTHLAHPHGPAPTPSS, encoded by the exons ATGACAACAGTCAGAGTTTTAGCAATTCTAGGCTG GATAGAACCCAGACCTTCTTCCTTGGCCCACCTGTGCCCCACCCAACTCTGCCCAGAAGTGCAAGAGCCTAAGCCGCCTCCATGGCCCCCGGAAGGATTCAGGGGAGAGGCCCCATACAGGGAGCCACTCCAAGCAGACAGCCCGGCCAGAATGGAGCGGACTG AACTGCTCCTCGTGGTCATACTTCTCCTAACTTCAAGACTAACTCCATCTAGCCCGGCTCctcctgcctgtgacccccgactCCTAAATAAACTGCTTCGTGACTCACACGTCCTTCACAGCAGACTG AGCCAGTGCCCAGACGTTAAGCCTTTGTCTACACCTGTCCTGCTGCCTGCTGTGGACTTCAGCTTAGGAGAATGGAAATCCCAGACA GAGCAGTCCAAGGCCCAGGACGTTCTAGGAGCAGCGACCCTTCTGCTGGAGGGTGTGATGGCAGCACGGGGACAAGTAGGACCCACTTGCCTCACATCCCTACTGGGACAGCTTTCTGGACAGATCCGCCTCCTCCTTGGAGCCCTGCAGGGCCTCCTTGGAATCCAG CTTCCTCCACAGGGCAGGACCACAGCTCACAAGGATCCCAATGCCATCTTCCTGAGCTTCCAACAGTTGCTCCGAGGAAAG GACTTCTGGATTGTTGGAGACAGACACCAGTGTCCCAGCCAGAACTACTGGCTCTGGGCTTCTGAAGAGGCTGCAGAGATTCAGAGCCAAAATTCCTGGTCTGCTGAGCCAAACTGCCAGGTCCCTAGACCAAATCCCTGGACACCTGAACAGGACACATGGACCCTTGAATGGAACTCATGGACTCTTTCCTGGACCTTCACCCAGGGTCCTAGAAGCCCTGGACATTCCTCCAGGAACTTCAGACATGGGCTCCCTGCCACCCTACCTCCAGCCTGGATATTCTCCTTCCCCAAGCCATCCTCCTACTGGACAATACTCACTCTTCTCTTCTTTACCCACCTTGCCCACCCCCATGGTCCAGCTCCAACCCCAAGTTCCTGA
- the THPO gene encoding thrombopoietin isoform X1 gives MTTVRVLAILGWIEPRPSSLAHLCPTQLCPEVQEPKPPPWPPEGFRGEAPYREPLQADSPARMERTELLLVVILLLTSRLTPSSPAPPACDPRLLNKLLRDSHVLHSRLSQCPDVKPLSTPVLLPAVDFSLGEWKSQTEQSKAQDVLGAATLLLEGVMAARGQVGPTCLTSLLGQLSGQIRLLLGALQGLLGIQLPPQGRTTAHKDPNAIFLSFQQLLRGKVRFLLLVVGPTLCAKRALPTTAGPSSASLFLTLHKLPNRTSGLLETDTSVPARTTGSGLLKRLQRFRAKIPGLLSQTARSLDQIPGHLNRTHGPLNGTHGLFPGPSPRVLEALDIPPGTSDMGSLPPYLQPGYSPSPSHPPTGQYSLFSSLPTLPTPMVQLQPQVPDPSAITPSSTSPLLIAAHPHFQNLSQEE, from the exons ATGACAACAGTCAGAGTTTTAGCAATTCTAGGCTG GATAGAACCCAGACCTTCTTCCTTGGCCCACCTGTGCCCCACCCAACTCTGCCCAGAAGTGCAAGAGCCTAAGCCGCCTCCATGGCCCCCGGAAGGATTCAGGGGAGAGGCCCCATACAGGGAGCCACTCCAAGCAGACAGCCCGGCCAGAATGGAGCGGACTG AACTGCTCCTCGTGGTCATACTTCTCCTAACTTCAAGACTAACTCCATCTAGCCCGGCTCctcctgcctgtgacccccgactCCTAAATAAACTGCTTCGTGACTCACACGTCCTTCACAGCAGACTG AGCCAGTGCCCAGACGTTAAGCCTTTGTCTACACCTGTCCTGCTGCCTGCTGTGGACTTCAGCTTAGGAGAATGGAAATCCCAGACA GAGCAGTCCAAGGCCCAGGACGTTCTAGGAGCAGCGACCCTTCTGCTGGAGGGTGTGATGGCAGCACGGGGACAAGTAGGACCCACTTGCCTCACATCCCTACTGGGACAGCTTTCTGGACAGATCCGCCTCCTCCTTGGAGCCCTGCAGGGCCTCCTTGGAATCCAG CTTCCTCCACAGGGCAGGACCACAGCTCACAAGGATCCCAATGCCATCTTCCTGAGCTTCCAACAGTTGCTCCGAGGAAAGGTGCGTTTCCTGCTGCTTGTGGTGGGGCCCACTCTCTGTGCCAAGCGGGCCCTCCCCACCACAGCTGGCCCAAGCAGTGCCTCTCTATTCCTCACACTACACAAGCTCCCAAACAGGACTTCTGGATTGTTGGAGACAGACACCAGTGTCCCAGCCAGAACTACTGGCTCTGGGCTTCTGAAGAGGCTGCAGAGATTCAGAGCCAAAATTCCTGGTCTGCTGAGCCAAACTGCCAGGTCCCTAGACCAAATCCCTGGACACCTGAACAGGACACATGGACCCTTGAATGGAACTCATGGACTCTTTCCTGGACCTTCACCCAGGGTCCTAGAAGCCCTGGACATTCCTCCAGGAACTTCAGACATGGGCTCCCTGCCACCCTACCTCCAGCCTGGATATTCTCCTTCCCCAAGCCATCCTCCTACTGGACAATACTCACTCTTCTCTTCTTTACCCACCTTGCCCACCCCCATGGTCCAGCTCCAACCCCAAGTTCCTGACCCCTCTGCTATCACACCCAGCTCCACCAGTCCTCTTCTAATTGCAGCCCACCCTCACTTCCAGAATCTTTCTCAGGAAGAGTAA
- the THPO gene encoding thrombopoietin isoform X3 codes for MERTELLLVVILLLTSRLTPSSPAPPACDPRLLNKLLRDSHVLHSRLSQCPDVKPLSTPVLLPAVDFSLGEWKSQTEQSKAQDVLGAATLLLEGVMAARGQVGPTCLTSLLGQLSGQIRLLLGALQGLLGIQLPPQGRTTAHKDPNAIFLSFQQLLRGKVRFLLLVVGPTLCAKRALPTTAGPSSASLFLTLHKLPNRTSGLLETDTSVPARTTGSGLLKRLQRFRAKIPGLLSQTARSLDQIPGHLNRTHGPLNGTHGLFPGPSPRVLEALDIPPGTSDMGSLPPYLQPGYSPSPSHPPTGQYSLFSSLPTLPTPMVQLQPQVPDPSAITPSSTSPLLIAAHPHFQNLSQEE; via the exons ATGGAGCGGACTG AACTGCTCCTCGTGGTCATACTTCTCCTAACTTCAAGACTAACTCCATCTAGCCCGGCTCctcctgcctgtgacccccgactCCTAAATAAACTGCTTCGTGACTCACACGTCCTTCACAGCAGACTG AGCCAGTGCCCAGACGTTAAGCCTTTGTCTACACCTGTCCTGCTGCCTGCTGTGGACTTCAGCTTAGGAGAATGGAAATCCCAGACA GAGCAGTCCAAGGCCCAGGACGTTCTAGGAGCAGCGACCCTTCTGCTGGAGGGTGTGATGGCAGCACGGGGACAAGTAGGACCCACTTGCCTCACATCCCTACTGGGACAGCTTTCTGGACAGATCCGCCTCCTCCTTGGAGCCCTGCAGGGCCTCCTTGGAATCCAG CTTCCTCCACAGGGCAGGACCACAGCTCACAAGGATCCCAATGCCATCTTCCTGAGCTTCCAACAGTTGCTCCGAGGAAAGGTGCGTTTCCTGCTGCTTGTGGTGGGGCCCACTCTCTGTGCCAAGCGGGCCCTCCCCACCACAGCTGGCCCAAGCAGTGCCTCTCTATTCCTCACACTACACAAGCTCCCAAACAGGACTTCTGGATTGTTGGAGACAGACACCAGTGTCCCAGCCAGAACTACTGGCTCTGGGCTTCTGAAGAGGCTGCAGAGATTCAGAGCCAAAATTCCTGGTCTGCTGAGCCAAACTGCCAGGTCCCTAGACCAAATCCCTGGACACCTGAACAGGACACATGGACCCTTGAATGGAACTCATGGACTCTTTCCTGGACCTTCACCCAGGGTCCTAGAAGCCCTGGACATTCCTCCAGGAACTTCAGACATGGGCTCCCTGCCACCCTACCTCCAGCCTGGATATTCTCCTTCCCCAAGCCATCCTCCTACTGGACAATACTCACTCTTCTCTTCTTTACCCACCTTGCCCACCCCCATGGTCCAGCTCCAACCCCAAGTTCCTGACCCCTCTGCTATCACACCCAGCTCCACCAGTCCTCTTCTAATTGCAGCCCACCCTCACTTCCAGAATCTTTCTCAGGAAGAGTAA